A DNA window from Deltaproteobacteria bacterium GWC2_65_14 contains the following coding sequences:
- a CDS encoding signal peptidase I: protein MRKNAAGPAGKTTPEAKGRGKIREYAEAFAVALLIALLVRTFVVQAFKIPSGSMEKTLLVGDHIFVNKFLYGYHLPLTKGRVLGYSKPVKGDIIVFVFPEDPGKDFIKRVIAVPGDTVEIRQKRVLLNGTPIEEKYSRFADGNTIDGFVRTRDNMEKITVPPGKYFVMGDNRDRSYDSRFWGFVDEDAILGKAMVIYFSIDWSLEVRWYEVWRYPELVRWDRVGDVLR, encoded by the coding sequence ATCCGGAAGAACGCTGCGGGGCCGGCCGGGAAGACAACCCCCGAGGCGAAAGGGAGGGGGAAGATCCGGGAATACGCGGAGGCGTTCGCCGTCGCCCTCCTGATCGCTCTTCTGGTCCGCACCTTCGTTGTCCAGGCATTCAAGATCCCCTCCGGGTCGATGGAGAAGACCCTCCTGGTGGGCGACCATATCTTCGTGAACAAGTTTCTGTACGGATACCATCTTCCCCTCACGAAAGGGCGGGTGCTCGGCTATTCGAAACCCGTGAAGGGGGACATCATCGTCTTTGTCTTTCCCGAGGATCCGGGGAAGGACTTCATCAAGCGGGTGATCGCCGTCCCGGGGGACACCGTGGAGATCCGCCAGAAGCGGGTCCTTCTGAACGGGACGCCCATCGAGGAGAAGTACTCCCGGTTTGCGGACGGGAACACGATCGACGGGTTCGTGCGGACCCGGGACAACATGGAGAAGATCACGGTTCCCCCCGGAAAATATTTCGTCATGGGGGACAACCGGGACCGGTCCTACGATTCCCGCTTCTGGGGGTTCGTGGACGAGGACGCGATCCTCGGGAAGGCCATGGTGATCTACTTCTCGATCGACTGGAGCCTGGAGGTCCGGTGGTACGAGGTCTGGAGGTATCCCGAGCTGGTCCGGTGGGACCGGGTCGGGGATGTGCTGCGATAG